The following coding sequences lie in one Bacteroides helcogenes P 36-108 genomic window:
- a CDS encoding iron-sulfur cluster assembly scaffold protein: MTYSHEVEHMCVVKKGPNHGPAPIPEEGKWVKAKEIVDISGLTHGIGWCAPQQGACKLTLNVKNGVIEECLVETIGCSGMTHSAAMASEILPGKTILEALNTDLVCDAINTAMRELFLQIVYGRTQSAFSEGGLIIGAGLEDLGKGLISQTGTLYGTKVKGTRYLQLTEGYITKMFLDKNDEVCGYEFVHMGKFMDAIKKGVPADEALKSVTGTYGRTKPEQGIVKSIDPRKE; the protein is encoded by the coding sequence ATGACTTATTCACACGAAGTGGAACACATGTGTGTTGTGAAGAAAGGTCCTAACCACGGACCGGCTCCTATTCCCGAAGAAGGTAAATGGGTAAAAGCTAAAGAAATTGTTGACATCTCTGGTTTGACACACGGCATCGGCTGGTGTGCCCCCCAGCAAGGTGCATGTAAATTAACCCTCAACGTGAAGAACGGCGTTATCGAAGAATGTCTGGTTGAGACTATCGGTTGCTCCGGCATGACTCACTCTGCTGCCATGGCATCAGAAATCCTTCCGGGAAAGACCATTCTCGAAGCACTGAACACCGACCTTGTTTGCGACGCTATCAATACAGCAATGCGCGAGCTTTTCCTGCAAATCGTTTACGGACGTACTCAGTCGGCTTTCTCAGAAGGCGGTCTGATTATCGGCGCAGGTCTGGAAGACTTAGGTAAAGGGCTTATCAGCCAGACAGGTACTCTGTATGGAACAAAAGTGAAAGGTACTCGCTACCTGCAACTGACCGAAGGTTACATCACCAAGATGTTCCTCGACAAGAATGACGAAGTTTGCGGATACGAATTCGTCCACATGGGCAAATTCATGGATGCCATCAAGAAAGGTGTTCCTGCCGACGAAGCTCTGAAGAGTGTTACCGGTACTTACGGACGTACGAAGCCGGAACAGGGAATTGTTAAATCTATTGACCCACGTAAAGAATAA
- a CDS encoding GGGtGRT protein — MIREVKFESQDRRMKQIIAALNENGIASIEEANEICEKAGLDPYKTCEETQMICFENAKWAYVVGCAIALKKGCKVAADAAEAIGLGLQAFCIPGSVADDRKVGLGHGNLAARLLREETKCFAFLAGHESFAAAEGAIKIAAKADKVRKEPLRCILNGLGKDAAQIISRINGFTYVQTQFDYYTGELKVVQEIAYSDGPRAKVKCYGADDVREGVAIMWKEGVDVSITGNSTNPTRFQHPVAGTYKKERTLAGKPYFSVASGGGTGRTLHPDNMAAGPASYGMTDTMGRMHSDAQFAGSSSVPAHVEMMGFLGIGNNPMVGCTVACAVDVAQALSK; from the coding sequence ATGATTAGAGAAGTAAAATTTGAAAGTCAAGACCGCCGCATGAAGCAGATTATCGCTGCTTTGAATGAGAACGGCATCGCTTCTATCGAAGAAGCCAACGAAATCTGCGAAAAGGCAGGTTTGGATCCCTACAAGACCTGCGAAGAAACGCAGATGATCTGTTTTGAGAATGCCAAATGGGCTTACGTAGTAGGCTGTGCCATCGCTTTGAAGAAAGGCTGCAAGGTTGCTGCCGATGCCGCCGAAGCTATCGGTCTGGGTTTGCAAGCATTCTGCATTCCGGGTTCAGTAGCCGATGACCGCAAAGTAGGTTTAGGCCATGGCAATCTGGCTGCACGTCTGTTGCGCGAAGAGACCAAATGTTTCGCCTTCCTTGCCGGTCACGAGTCATTCGCTGCTGCCGAAGGTGCAATCAAGATTGCTGCCAAAGCAGACAAGGTACGTAAAGAACCTTTGCGTTGTATCTTGAACGGTTTGGGCAAAGACGCTGCACAGATTATCTCCCGTATCAACGGTTTCACATATGTTCAGACTCAATTCGACTATTACACAGGCGAATTGAAAGTTGTTCAGGAAATCGCTTACAGTGACGGTCCTCGCGCCAAAGTAAAATGCTATGGAGCCGATGACGTTCGCGAAGGTGTAGCTATCATGTGGAAAGAAGGCGTAGATGTTTCTATCACAGGTAACTCTACCAATCCGACTCGTTTCCAGCACCCGGTTGCAGGTACTTACAAGAAAGAGCGCACATTGGCCGGTAAACCTTATTTTTCAGTAGCATCAGGTGGTGGTACAGGTCGCACGCTTCACCCGGACAACATGGCCGCCGGCCCTGCTTCTTACGGCATGACTGACACTATGGGCCGTATGCACTCTGACGCTCAGTTCGCTGGTTCTTCATCAGTTCCTGCTCACGTGGAAATGATGGGATTCCTCGGTATCGGTAACAACCCGATGGTAGGATGTACAGTAGCTTGTGCAGTTGACGTGGCTCAGGCTTTGAGCAAGTAA